In one window of Leptospira sp. GIMC2001 DNA:
- a CDS encoding acyl-CoA carboxylase subunit beta: MENQTYSIENPFNGDSEKVDSVSKRGIYEDALDMGNDLVSKPFVGGGEDRIRVQHSKHRMTVWERIKVLTNEEPNILYQNWGPNLDGASIITGIIRVNGRDVAIYGHDFTLRAGSMDATNGNKLARHILMAGEHGIPLIGMNDSAGAYVPAGVGGLDGYSDAFTALRKISGRVPSIMLMFGFNAGGGAYLPRQGSFMIQCENTFFGLTGPGVVKSVLGEDISADDLGGPKVHGQSGVVDLVTNDELGSLRTAIRLLSYLPDNNETNAPFYPTSDPVDRFTFEEDILFRKTFNSPTGMNTPFDITLYLQQICDHGEYFELQPQRARNMITAFGRVGGHVVGFLANNSAVSSGQIDIGAARKGTRFVRFCNLYNIPMIFLEDTTGFLPGKDQEHNGIVLEGRKLLDSIIDLRTPRMTLIIRNAFGGAYASFNSYFTGANLVFALPTARIAVMGPAGKEYVYKDENGAILKEYKANLSKGMSVDEANKIRDEKFLALSQKYEKELMNPKEALSLGSVSSIIIPGNTRKTLSKNLNYLMNHYKPSAMGGIQREFE, translated from the coding sequence ATGGAAAACCAAACTTATTCAATAGAAAATCCTTTTAATGGAGATTCCGAGAAAGTAGATTCTGTATCGAAAAGAGGTATCTACGAAGATGCTTTGGACATGGGAAATGATCTCGTTTCAAAGCCATTTGTTGGAGGCGGCGAGGATCGTATCCGAGTTCAGCATTCTAAACATAGAATGACAGTATGGGAACGAATCAAAGTTCTCACAAACGAAGAGCCAAATATACTATACCAAAACTGGGGTCCCAATTTAGACGGTGCCTCAATTATCACTGGAATCATTCGAGTGAATGGCCGTGACGTTGCCATCTATGGTCATGACTTTACCCTTCGTGCAGGCTCGATGGATGCAACCAACGGTAATAAATTAGCCAGACATATTCTTATGGCAGGCGAGCATGGAATTCCATTGATTGGAATGAATGACTCAGCGGGTGCCTATGTTCCAGCAGGCGTCGGTGGATTGGATGGTTACTCCGATGCATTTACAGCACTTCGCAAGATCAGCGGAAGAGTTCCGAGCATAATGCTTATGTTTGGTTTCAATGCTGGAGGTGGAGCGTATCTTCCAAGACAAGGTTCTTTCATGATTCAATGTGAGAATACTTTTTTTGGTCTAACTGGTCCAGGCGTAGTCAAGTCTGTACTCGGTGAAGATATTTCCGCAGATGATCTTGGCGGACCCAAAGTCCATGGACAGAGCGGGGTGGTTGACCTTGTTACAAATGATGAACTAGGTTCCCTAAGAACTGCTATACGATTACTTTCCTACCTTCCTGATAATAATGAAACCAATGCACCATTTTATCCAACAAGCGATCCAGTAGATCGTTTCACTTTCGAAGAGGATATTCTATTTCGCAAAACTTTTAACTCACCAACGGGTATGAATACACCTTTTGATATTACATTGTATCTCCAACAGATATGCGATCATGGTGAGTATTTTGAACTTCAACCGCAGAGAGCTAGAAATATGATTACTGCTTTCGGAAGAGTTGGCGGACATGTTGTAGGATTTCTTGCAAACAATTCTGCTGTTTCGTCGGGACAGATTGATATAGGTGCTGCACGAAAAGGAACAAGATTTGTTCGCTTCTGCAATCTTTACAATATCCCTATGATTTTTCTTGAAGATACAACAGGTTTCTTACCTGGAAAAGATCAAGAACACAATGGAATTGTATTGGAAGGAAGAAAATTGTTGGATTCCATCATTGACTTGCGCACTCCTCGTATGACTCTGATTATCCGAAACGCCTTTGGTGGAGCTTACGCATCTTTTAACTCCTATTTCACGGGAGCGAATCTTGTTTTTGCACTTCCTACGGCAAGGATTGCTGTTATGGGTCCTGCCGGTAAAGAATACGTTTACAAAGATGAGAATGGAGCAATTCTCAAAGAATACAAAGCAAATCTTTCTAAGGGAATGTCTGTGGATGAAGCGAATAAAATTCGTGACGAGAAATTTCTAGCCCTTTCGCAGAAATACGAAAAGGAATTGATGAATCCAAAAGAAGCTCTTTCTCTCGGATCGGTTTCGAGTATAATCATTCCAGGTAATACAAGAAAGACTCTTTCCAAAAACTTAAATTATCTAATGAACCATTACAAACCAAGTGCAATGGGTGGAATTCAAAGGGAGTTCGAATAA
- a CDS encoding SpoIIE family protein phosphatase, whose protein sequence is MDSNIRNSLIITSETGKLYVRQDQKLAEILQFILHQAKRLVSAVGGAFYLVDETGKLQRYGSPKHLTISDSIARHAFKQRKNLLLKKNAKFKSSGEVLPESYMACFLGQDTGFFDLGVFILEEINHFENFSKQDFELISYYCSNLSLLLRDSGLSDDREDVLTSLLTSVLLLVDNSNIHQKNNRLEYQLEEIIRVSGLINSSLELGKLLESIMQSAKAVFRTEGSSLMLVDPTKEFLYFQVVTGDKKDQIQKIRVPMGQGIAGTVAITKQPMIINDAIRDPRVFREVDEASNFVTRNILAAPLVVEDEVIGIIEAINTIDRNHFTQADLELFLSFATSCALAIQKTRLLENLESTNINLQEKVRTLGSLFELGQAVMESHTESDLLRHANSIISTEMESSIVATLLVDRKKLTIDVTALVEGREEEMKEDFIRDSIVVESIIYNRTVVSIEGLKDGVVDPLDLEFVKGSHILLPLSTSGEKPFGVICISGKKTNGPFDETHLRLLKTISSQIIKGYENLKLNQEMIAKKAIEKEIEITRNIQQNILPTVGSSNSNFDLGVKSVAAKEVSGDFFDIHKYDDGQFSYLVADVSGKSLPAAIFMAISSSIIRTLARNHLLSPDEILTQANTLIYEDSQSGMFVTLFYIHYDPVTMEIQYASAGHNDQIWIKNDNTYELLKGKGAPLGVVPLGNYKGGRIKVAPGELFVIYTDGAIEEKNGEDEEFGLERFIQEIISRKHLKAQEIIEDLYNLIVEYAEGAEQFDDFTVMILKFDDDYQFQRIFPANTQQVPKIREFVGDSLRGRKIDEMIIDDILLSIDEAATNIILHGYKGSDRKNQTVECSLFLSENLCRLRLVDYGNEFLRQEVKPPSVEANLRGERKGGFGVYLMEKLMDKVSYKRDADSNVLVLEKNLN, encoded by the coding sequence TTGGATTCAAATATTCGCAATTCGCTGATTATAACTTCCGAAACTGGTAAACTATATGTTCGCCAAGATCAGAAGTTAGCTGAAATTCTACAATTTATTCTTCACCAAGCAAAGAGGTTGGTTAGCGCCGTTGGTGGAGCCTTCTACTTGGTTGATGAGACAGGTAAGCTGCAAAGATATGGTAGCCCGAAGCACCTAACAATATCAGACTCGATTGCAAGACATGCATTTAAGCAAAGAAAAAATCTCTTACTTAAGAAAAATGCAAAATTCAAATCTTCGGGGGAAGTCCTCCCCGAATCTTACATGGCTTGCTTTCTTGGCCAAGACACAGGTTTTTTTGACTTGGGTGTCTTCATACTGGAAGAAATCAATCATTTTGAAAATTTCTCAAAGCAAGATTTCGAACTTATCTCATATTATTGCTCCAATCTAAGTTTACTTCTTCGTGATTCTGGATTATCTGATGATAGAGAAGACGTTCTCACATCACTACTAACATCTGTTTTACTTTTAGTCGATAACTCCAATATCCATCAAAAAAACAACCGCCTAGAATACCAACTCGAAGAAATCATTCGTGTATCAGGACTGATCAACTCATCCTTAGAACTGGGTAAATTATTGGAATCCATCATGCAAAGTGCCAAAGCTGTTTTTCGAACAGAAGGAAGTTCACTTATGCTTGTGGATCCAACCAAAGAATTCCTCTATTTCCAAGTAGTCACCGGTGACAAAAAAGATCAGATACAGAAAATCAGAGTTCCTATGGGTCAAGGAATCGCTGGAACAGTTGCTATAACGAAACAACCGATGATCATCAATGATGCAATTCGAGATCCTAGAGTTTTTCGAGAAGTAGATGAAGCATCCAATTTTGTGACTCGGAATATTTTGGCTGCACCGCTTGTTGTAGAAGATGAAGTTATAGGAATTATTGAAGCGATCAATACGATTGATCGAAACCATTTCACTCAGGCTGACTTAGAATTGTTTCTGAGCTTTGCTACATCTTGCGCATTGGCAATTCAAAAAACTCGATTGCTTGAGAATCTTGAATCAACCAATATCAATCTTCAAGAAAAAGTGAGAACTCTTGGATCCCTTTTTGAATTGGGGCAAGCTGTAATGGAATCCCATACAGAATCTGATCTTCTCAGGCATGCAAATAGTATCATTTCCACAGAAATGGAATCTTCCATTGTAGCTACTTTGCTAGTCGATCGCAAGAAACTTACAATTGATGTAACCGCTCTAGTTGAAGGACGCGAAGAAGAAATGAAAGAAGATTTCATACGAGATTCAATCGTTGTAGAATCCATCATATACAATAGAACAGTAGTTAGCATTGAAGGGTTGAAAGACGGGGTTGTCGATCCACTGGATTTGGAATTTGTAAAGGGGTCTCATATTCTTTTGCCTCTTTCAACTTCAGGTGAGAAACCATTTGGAGTAATTTGCATTTCTGGTAAAAAGACAAATGGTCCCTTTGACGAAACGCATCTTCGTTTACTCAAAACAATTAGCTCACAGATCATCAAAGGTTATGAGAATCTAAAACTCAACCAAGAAATGATCGCGAAAAAAGCGATCGAAAAAGAAATCGAAATCACAAGAAATATCCAACAAAACATTCTTCCGACTGTCGGATCATCCAATTCCAATTTTGACTTAGGTGTTAAGTCGGTCGCCGCTAAGGAAGTGAGTGGAGACTTCTTTGATATACATAAATATGATGATGGTCAATTCTCCTATCTAGTAGCGGATGTTTCTGGGAAGAGCCTACCAGCTGCTATTTTTATGGCTATCTCTTCTTCTATCATTCGAACTCTCGCACGGAATCATTTGCTAAGTCCTGATGAGATTCTTACACAAGCGAACACTTTGATCTATGAAGATTCCCAATCGGGAATGTTTGTAACATTATTTTATATTCATTATGATCCAGTAACAATGGAGATTCAATACGCCTCTGCCGGACACAATGACCAGATATGGATCAAGAATGATAATACCTATGAACTCCTCAAAGGAAAAGGTGCTCCACTCGGCGTTGTTCCTTTGGGAAATTACAAAGGTGGAAGAATTAAGGTTGCACCTGGTGAATTATTTGTAATATATACTGATGGAGCCATTGAAGAGAAGAATGGCGAAGATGAAGAATTTGGTTTAGAAAGATTTATTCAGGAAATCATTTCAAGAAAGCATCTAAAAGCACAAGAAATCATAGAAGATTTATACAATTTAATTGTTGAATATGCAGAAGGTGCGGAGCAGTTTGATGATTTTACGGTTATGATCTTGAAATTTGATGATGATTATCAATTCCAGAGGATTTTTCCCGCAAACACTCAGCAGGTTCCGAAAATTCGTGAATTTGTAGGAGATTCATTGCGAGGTCGAAAAATCGATGAAATGATCATAGATGATATTTTGCTCTCCATTGATGAAGCTGCAACGAACATTATTTTGCATGGATACAAAGGTAGTGATAGAAAGAATCAGACAGTAGAATGCTCATTATTTCTCAGTGAGAATTTATGTAGGCTTCGTTTGGTTGACTATGGCAATGAATTTCTGAGACAAGAAGTCAAACCTCCTTCGGTTGAGGCAAACCTTCGTGGAGAAAGAAAGGGTGGATTCGGAGTCTACCTGATGGAGAAACTCATGGATAAAGTTTCTTATAAAAGGGATGCAGATTCCAATGTTTTAGTCTTAGAGAAAAATTTGAATTAA
- a CDS encoding anti-sigma factor antagonist (This anti-anti-sigma factor, or anti-sigma factor antagonist, belongs to a family that includes characterized members SpoIIAA, RsbV, RsfA, and RsfB.) has product MEFQKEIIKDNKVLKIIGNMDVHNIHKAEKLLMEEFRKKDCKHLIIDLTKVDFVSSAGLRVIVAALKITNELEITLSLSGLNSSVQKVFEIVDMNSMFRIRKTYEDALV; this is encoded by the coding sequence ATGGAATTTCAGAAAGAAATTATAAAAGATAATAAAGTTTTAAAAATAATTGGAAATATGGACGTTCACAATATTCATAAAGCAGAGAAATTGCTTATGGAAGAGTTTCGCAAAAAAGACTGTAAACATTTGATCATTGATCTAACCAAAGTGGATTTCGTATCATCGGCTGGACTACGTGTCATAGTTGCAGCTCTTAAGATCACGAACGAATTAGAAATCACTCTCTCACTCTCAGGTCTCAATTCATCAGTGCAAAAAGTTTTTGAAATCGTTGATATGAACTCCATGTTTCGAATCAGAAAAACCTACGAAGACGCTTTAGTCTAA